From the Paraburkholderia sp. PREW-6R genome, one window contains:
- the ligD gene encoding DNA ligase D produces the protein MNDRLDLYNRKRRFDETPEPSGTAARRKSAGRGKAARASAHALSYVIQEHDARRLHYDFRLELNGTLLSWAVPKGPSLDPSVKRLAVHVEDHPIEYGSFEGEIPAGNYGAGTVIVWDRGTWEPVGGEKEALRSYEAGKLKFTLDGDKLQGGWTLVRSHMRGSGDKEQWLLIKERDEAARNESEYDVLKERPGSVLNGGKAAAKRASGASGKVSRAADGQSAASSASKSAADKKTAAASAASAQQTSAKGASRRRASPSGDPKRPDIVATRSSESLRELAASPSIEGAVKAKLPATFKPELATLVDAAPPGDEWSYEIKFDGYRVLARIEHGAKSATKKGAVQVFTRAGNDWTARFGKQVAALEQLDIESAWLDGEAVVLDGNGVPSFQALQNAFDSNRPQDIVIYLFDLPFLNGYDLREVPLEQRRAILRALLDNERDDSLLRFSNNFDFSADDLLRSACDMALEGIIGKRRDSGYVSGRSSSWIKLKCRRRQEFVIGGYSEPAGSRAAFGALLLGVYDSKGKLQYAGRVGTGFDAALLRSVKKELDAHETSRMPFASQPRERSRTPVHWVDPVLVAECNFAEWTGDGIVRQASFVSLRNDKPARQIVKEAPRKGADVQQQTDTAGDAAPKKKAPRKTAAGSARSDAAPEPTASRKTASGPTASKPTASKPTASKPTASKPTASKPTASKPTASKQTATKQSASKPTASKQAASKQTASKPTASKTPDSKASNTPGEIAGVRVSHPDRVIDKTSGTRKIDLVRYYESVAEWMLPHLQNRPVSLVRAPEDIGGELFFQKHSQKLSIPNVTQHPGLDAGHPPLITVDTLKALVGAAQMGTVEFHTWNAVVSNIEKPDRVVFDLDPDASLGWERMIEAAQLTRSLLEELGLTSFCKTSGGKGFHVVVPLAKQAGWDEVKDFSQAVAQHMATTLPKYFSAKMGAQNRKQKIFVDYLRNNRGSSTVAAFSARARPGLGVSVPLAWDEVASTTGGDQWTIENLHERLADLKRDPWADYAKTRQRITAAMKRRLDEAK, from the coding sequence ATGAACGACAGACTCGATCTTTACAACCGCAAGCGCCGCTTCGACGAAACGCCGGAGCCTTCCGGCACCGCTGCGCGCCGCAAAAGCGCGGGGCGCGGCAAGGCGGCGCGTGCATCGGCGCATGCGTTGTCCTATGTGATCCAGGAGCATGACGCAAGGCGACTGCATTACGACTTCCGGCTCGAACTGAACGGCACGTTGCTGTCGTGGGCCGTGCCGAAGGGCCCCAGCCTCGACCCGTCGGTCAAACGGCTCGCCGTGCATGTGGAAGATCATCCCATTGAATACGGCTCGTTCGAAGGCGAGATTCCGGCGGGCAATTACGGCGCGGGCACGGTGATCGTCTGGGATCGCGGCACCTGGGAGCCCGTGGGCGGAGAGAAGGAAGCGCTGCGCTCGTACGAGGCCGGCAAGCTCAAATTCACGCTCGACGGCGACAAGCTGCAGGGTGGCTGGACGCTGGTGCGCAGCCATATGCGCGGCAGCGGCGACAAGGAGCAATGGCTTCTCATCAAGGAACGCGACGAGGCTGCGCGCAATGAAAGCGAGTACGACGTTCTGAAGGAGCGCCCCGGAAGCGTGCTGAACGGCGGGAAAGCGGCGGCAAAGCGCGCGTCTGGGGCGTCGGGCAAGGTGTCGCGTGCTGCGGACGGTCAGTCCGCCGCCAGCTCCGCCAGCAAATCCGCAGCGGATAAAAAGACTGCCGCCGCGTCCGCTGCCAGTGCCCAGCAGACCAGCGCGAAAGGAGCCAGCCGCCGCCGCGCAAGCCCATCCGGCGACCCCAAACGACCCGACATCGTCGCGACGCGCAGCAGCGAATCGCTGCGCGAGCTGGCCGCGTCTCCGTCGATCGAGGGCGCGGTCAAGGCGAAGTTGCCCGCCACCTTCAAGCCGGAACTGGCGACCCTCGTGGACGCTGCGCCACCCGGCGATGAGTGGTCATACGAAATCAAGTTCGACGGCTACCGCGTTCTGGCGCGCATCGAACACGGCGCAAAAAGCGCGACGAAGAAAGGTGCCGTGCAAGTCTTCACTCGCGCGGGCAACGACTGGACAGCGCGCTTCGGCAAGCAGGTTGCGGCCCTGGAGCAACTGGACATAGAAAGCGCGTGGCTCGACGGCGAAGCCGTGGTGCTGGACGGGAACGGTGTGCCGAGTTTTCAGGCGCTGCAAAACGCGTTCGATTCGAACCGTCCGCAGGACATCGTGATCTACCTGTTCGATCTGCCGTTCCTGAATGGCTACGACCTGCGCGAGGTGCCGCTCGAACAGCGCCGCGCGATTCTGCGCGCGTTGCTTGACAACGAGCGCGACGACAGCCTGCTGCGCTTTTCGAACAACTTCGATTTCAGCGCCGACGATCTGCTGCGCAGCGCGTGCGACATGGCGCTCGAGGGAATCATCGGCAAGCGGCGCGACAGTGGCTATGTGTCGGGACGTTCATCGTCGTGGATCAAGCTGAAATGCCGCCGCCGCCAGGAGTTCGTGATTGGAGGCTATTCGGAACCGGCAGGCAGCCGCGCGGCGTTCGGTGCGTTGCTGCTCGGCGTGTACGACAGCAAGGGCAAACTGCAATACGCCGGGCGGGTGGGCACGGGCTTTGACGCCGCATTGCTGCGCTCGGTGAAGAAAGAGCTCGACGCGCACGAAACCAGCCGCATGCCGTTTGCGTCGCAGCCACGCGAGCGCAGCCGCACACCGGTGCATTGGGTCGACCCGGTGCTCGTCGCCGAATGCAATTTCGCTGAATGGACGGGGGACGGCATCGTGCGCCAGGCATCGTTCGTAAGTCTGCGAAACGACAAGCCCGCGCGTCAGATCGTCAAGGAAGCACCTCGCAAAGGAGCCGACGTGCAACAGCAAACCGATACCGCGGGCGACGCCGCGCCGAAAAAAAAGGCGCCGCGAAAGACCGCCGCCGGATCTGCGAGGTCCGACGCTGCCCCGGAGCCGACGGCGTCCAGGAAGACTGCGTCTGGGCCGACCGCGTCTAAGCCGACCGCGTCTAAGCCGACCGCGTCTAAGCCGACCGCGTCTAAGCCGACCGCGTCTAAGCCGACCGCATCCAAGCCGACTGCATCGAAGCAGACTGCGACGAAGCAGTCCGCATCTAAGCCGACCGCATCCAAGCAGGCTGCATCCAAGCAGACTGCATCCAAGCCGACTGCATCGAAAACGCCGGACTCCAAAGCATCGAACACGCCCGGGGAAATCGCCGGTGTGCGTGTATCCCATCCCGACCGTGTCATCGACAAGACGTCGGGCACACGCAAGATCGATCTGGTGCGCTACTACGAGTCCGTCGCCGAATGGATGTTGCCGCATCTGCAAAACCGCCCGGTCTCGCTTGTGCGCGCGCCGGAGGACATTGGCGGCGAACTGTTTTTCCAGAAGCACAGCCAGAAGCTGTCGATTCCGAATGTGACGCAGCACCCGGGGCTCGACGCCGGGCATCCACCGCTCATTACCGTCGATACCCTCAAGGCGCTGGTCGGCGCCGCGCAGATGGGCACGGTGGAATTTCACACGTGGAATGCGGTGGTGTCGAATATCGAGAAGCCGGACCGAGTGGTGTTCGACCTCGACCCGGACGCGTCGCTCGGCTGGGAACGGATGATCGAAGCCGCGCAGCTCACCCGCTCCCTACTGGAAGAACTCGGGCTTACGTCGTTCTGCAAGACGAGCGGCGGCAAGGGATTTCACGTGGTCGTGCCGCTCGCCAAACAGGCCGGCTGGGACGAGGTCAAAGACTTTTCGCAAGCGGTCGCACAGCACATGGCGACAACGCTGCCCAAGTACTTCAGCGCGAAGATGGGCGCGCAGAACCGCAAGCAGAAAATTTTCGTCGACTACCTGCGCAACAACCGCGGTTCCAGTACGGTCGCGGCGTTCTCCGCACGTGCGCGGCCGGGACTGGGCGTGTCGGTGCCGCTCGCGTGGGACGAGGTCGCGAGCACGACGGGCGGCGACCAATGGACTATCGAGAATCTGCACGAGCGCCTCGCCGACCTCAAGCGCGACCCGTGGGCGGATTACGCGAAAACGCGCCAACGCATCACCGCAGCCATGAAACGACGCCTCGACGAAGCGAAGTAA
- a CDS encoding LysR family transcriptional regulator, whose protein sequence is MNDTTGSSKTASNDRERLDLLDVALFVRAALLANVSAAGRDFGLSAAVASARLAQLEKLLGARLLHRTTRRVSLTQDGEVFMTRAEALLDAAAAARASVGRAQAEPQGRLRVSMPSSFGRQHVSPVISDFLRRYPGVSVDLRLTDQLVDLVDAGIDVAIRIGALKDSSLVARKLAVNRRVLCAAPAYLAARGTPHHPSDLVEHECILLSGQRDWAFVTPAGSIDVRVSGRLVTDNGEVIRDALLAGFGIALKSTWDVAPYLRSGELVSVLDSYPLADHVAIWAVYPSRAFVPPRTLAFIEFLAAHFGDPPYWDVAPASHGNAPANSRRSARKPPAHMPR, encoded by the coding sequence ATGAACGACACAACGGGCTCGTCAAAGACCGCGTCGAATGACCGCGAACGGCTCGATCTGCTCGATGTCGCGCTGTTTGTGCGGGCCGCGCTGCTCGCCAACGTGTCGGCGGCGGGACGCGATTTCGGACTGTCGGCAGCCGTCGCGAGCGCACGCCTTGCGCAATTGGAGAAACTGCTGGGCGCGCGGCTGCTGCATCGGACCACGCGCCGCGTCAGCCTGACACAGGACGGCGAAGTGTTCATGACGCGTGCCGAAGCGCTGCTCGACGCCGCCGCGGCCGCGCGTGCGTCGGTCGGACGCGCGCAGGCAGAGCCGCAGGGGCGGCTGCGGGTGTCGATGCCCTCGTCGTTTGGGCGACAACACGTGTCGCCTGTGATCAGCGACTTTCTGCGCCGCTATCCGGGCGTCAGCGTGGACTTGCGGCTGACCGACCAGCTGGTCGATCTGGTCGATGCGGGAATCGACGTGGCCATCCGGATCGGCGCGCTGAAGGATTCGTCGCTCGTCGCGCGCAAGCTGGCCGTGAACCGGCGCGTGCTGTGCGCGGCGCCAGCTTACCTGGCCGCGCGCGGCACGCCTCATCACCCGTCGGACCTGGTGGAACACGAGTGCATCCTTCTATCCGGTCAGCGCGACTGGGCATTCGTCACGCCTGCCGGCTCCATCGACGTGCGCGTCAGCGGACGGCTTGTCACGGATAACGGCGAAGTGATCCGTGACGCGCTGCTCGCAGGCTTCGGCATTGCGCTCAAATCGACGTGGGACGTTGCGCCGTATCTGCGCAGCGGCGAACTCGTTAGCGTGCTGGACAGCTACCCGCTCGCCGACCACGTCGCGATCTGGGCAGTCTATCCGAGCCGCGCATTCGTGCCGCCGAGGACGCTCGCGTTCATCGAGTTCCTTGCCGCGCATTTCGGCGATCCGCCCTATTGGGACGTCGCCCCCGCAAGCCACGGCAACGCGCCGGCGAACAGCCGCAGAAGCGCACGCAAGCCACCGGCCCATATGCCGCGCTAA
- a CDS encoding zinc-binding alcohol dehydrogenase family protein → MKAVGLYRYLPIDHAESLVDVDMAQPEATGHDLLVKVEAVSVNPVDTKVRAPKDTVEKAPRVLGWDAAGTVVAVGPDVNLFKVGDPVFYAGSITRPGANSEFHLVDERIAGRKPASLDFTHAAALPLTAITAWEALFDRLGVSPQGANEGQSVLIFGGAGGVGSIGIQLAKQLAKLKVIATASRPESAKWAKDLGADHIVDHFGDVPAQLKELGMGQVDYVLIFNDTDKNFPVAADVIKPQGGICSIVENSKPVPVELLKSKSAAFHWEFMFTRSMFATPDMIEQHKLLTEVARLFDAGVLRTTVGQDLGKINAANLRRAHQILEEGRAIGKLVLTGF, encoded by the coding sequence ATGAAAGCCGTAGGTCTTTATCGCTATCTGCCAATCGATCACGCGGAGTCGCTGGTCGATGTCGACATGGCGCAACCCGAAGCCACGGGCCACGATCTGCTGGTGAAGGTCGAGGCAGTCTCGGTCAATCCCGTCGATACGAAAGTGCGCGCGCCGAAAGACACCGTCGAGAAAGCGCCGCGCGTGCTCGGCTGGGATGCCGCCGGCACGGTCGTCGCGGTTGGCCCGGATGTCAATCTGTTCAAGGTCGGCGATCCGGTGTTTTACGCGGGCAGTATTACGCGGCCAGGCGCGAACAGCGAGTTTCATCTGGTCGATGAGCGGATTGCCGGGCGCAAGCCGGCATCGCTCGATTTCACGCACGCGGCCGCCCTGCCGCTGACGGCGATCACCGCGTGGGAAGCGCTGTTCGACCGGCTCGGCGTGTCGCCGCAAGGGGCGAACGAAGGTCAGTCCGTGCTGATTTTCGGCGGTGCGGGCGGCGTGGGCTCGATCGGTATCCAGCTGGCCAAACAACTCGCCAAGCTGAAGGTGATCGCCACTGCGTCGCGTCCGGAATCGGCGAAATGGGCAAAGGATCTTGGCGCGGATCATATCGTCGATCATTTCGGCGACGTGCCCGCGCAGTTGAAGGAACTCGGCATGGGGCAGGTCGACTACGTGCTGATATTTAACGATACCGACAAGAATTTCCCCGTCGCGGCTGACGTCATCAAGCCACAGGGCGGTATCTGCTCGATCGTCGAAAACAGCAAGCCGGTGCCGGTCGAACTGTTGAAGTCGAAGAGCGCCGCGTTTCACTGGGAATTCATGTTCACGCGTTCCATGTTCGCCACGCCCGACATGATCGAGCAGCATAAACTGCTGACAGAAGTGGCGCGTCTTTTCGATGCGGGTGTGCTGCGCACGACCGTCGGCCAGGACCTCGGCAAGATCAACGCGGCGAATCTGCGCCGCGCGCATCAGATACTCGAAGAAGGGCGCGCGATCGGCAAGCTGGTGTTGACGGGATTCTGA
- a CDS encoding DUF6013 family protein, with the protein MNSRFRLSAVSVAVPLACALASGVLAPLAHAATPITVTSQSALDGPIRYTVRVTSKQFGDSQETRTIRSGESDDFTWKTVPPGGAVPATDACPNYASLPLDSNGAMIRQTQIRFAPVVGSDGTATVQMSFQAQMPHGVKSVTNAGKTLKCPNDVTVSQIVRFTMPTNGSTKTLTLSDGTAVAVSAKR; encoded by the coding sequence ATGAACTCCCGCTTCAGACTCTCCGCCGTTTCAGTTGCCGTTCCTCTCGCCTGCGCGCTCGCGTCCGGCGTTCTCGCGCCTCTCGCACACGCGGCCACGCCGATCACCGTCACGTCCCAGTCCGCTCTCGACGGCCCGATCCGTTACACGGTGCGCGTCACGTCGAAGCAGTTCGGCGATTCCCAGGAAACACGCACGATCCGCTCTGGCGAGTCGGACGACTTCACGTGGAAAACGGTGCCGCCCGGCGGCGCGGTGCCCGCCACGGACGCGTGCCCGAATTACGCGTCGCTGCCGCTCGACAGCAACGGCGCGATGATTCGCCAGACGCAGATCCGCTTTGCGCCGGTAGTGGGCAGCGACGGAACCGCGACCGTGCAGATGAGCTTTCAGGCGCAGATGCCGCATGGCGTGAAGAGCGTCACGAACGCCGGCAAAACGCTCAAGTGTCCGAACGACGTCACCGTCAGCCAGATTGTGCGCTTCACGATGCCGACCAACGGCAGCACGAAGACGCTCACGCTGAGCGACGGCACCGCCGTGGCGGTCAGCGCGAAGCGCTAG
- the fetB gene encoding iron export ABC transporter permease subunit FetB: protein MTLQNLSLWDVAIAALLIVVNGAISVALKLDLERKLAWAAVRTVVQLLAIGYVLGWVFRNGHWFVVLPLMILMTLIAGFAGANRGSRTYAGQRADSVVSIWVSSWLVGAVGLFAVIRIHPWYEPQYAIPILGMILGNTLTGVSLGIERMTEELTSRRDRVDMALALGATRWEAAQAPARQAVRAGMMPTLNQMAVVGVVSLPGMMTGQVLAGQSPLQAVRYQIVIMFLIAASSALGTVGAVLLTYRRLFSAEHRFLAARLVERAGSAR, encoded by the coding sequence ATGACCTTGCAGAATCTGAGTTTGTGGGATGTCGCGATTGCGGCGCTGCTGATCGTTGTGAACGGCGCGATCTCGGTCGCCCTCAAACTCGATCTGGAACGCAAGCTCGCATGGGCGGCAGTGCGAACCGTCGTGCAGTTGCTGGCGATCGGCTACGTGCTCGGCTGGGTGTTCCGCAACGGCCACTGGTTCGTGGTGTTGCCGCTGATGATCCTGATGACGCTGATCGCAGGATTTGCCGGGGCGAATCGCGGCAGCCGCACTTATGCCGGCCAGCGCGCGGACAGCGTGGTGTCGATCTGGGTGAGTTCGTGGCTCGTGGGCGCGGTAGGACTCTTCGCGGTGATCCGCATTCACCCGTGGTACGAGCCGCAATATGCCATTCCGATCCTCGGCATGATTCTCGGCAATACGCTGACGGGCGTCTCGCTCGGCATCGAACGGATGACCGAGGAACTGACATCGCGGCGCGATCGCGTCGACATGGCGCTTGCGCTTGGCGCGACGCGTTGGGAAGCCGCACAGGCGCCGGCGCGCCAGGCGGTGCGGGCGGGCATGATGCCGACGCTCAACCAGATGGCCGTGGTCGGCGTGGTGAGCCTGCCCGGCATGATGACCGGACAGGTGCTCGCAGGACAGTCGCCGTTGCAGGCGGTGCGATACCAGATCGTGATCATGTTCCTGATCGCGGCATCGTCCGCGCTGGGCACGGTCGGCGCGGTGCTGCTGACCTATCGGCGTCTCTTTTCAGCCGAACACCGGTTCCTTGCGGCGCGGCTCGTTGAACGCGCCGGGTCGGCGCGCTAA
- a CDS encoding ATP-binding cassette domain-containing protein, whose translation MRPSPSRPDTAGDPVVLAEGIVRREASRGQMLLQATTFALQAGDRVAISGPSGSGKSVFLRALALLDPLDAGRILWHGAPVARAGIPRYRRSVAYIRQRPALLDGNVEDNLRYPFALQAYRDVRFDRARAASLAAQAGRGDDFLDKHASELSGGEAQITALIRVLQLAPEVLLLDEPTASLDPESSLAIEGLVRAWFDADRSRRASIWVSHDPAQAARMSERHLSMRAGVLDETAVTSAHGELQP comes from the coding sequence ATGCGTCCTTCGCCATCGCGACCGGATACAGCCGGCGATCCCGTCGTGCTCGCCGAGGGCATCGTGCGGCGCGAAGCCTCGCGTGGCCAGATGCTTTTACAGGCGACCACCTTTGCACTGCAAGCAGGCGACCGTGTCGCGATCAGCGGACCGTCCGGTTCGGGCAAAAGCGTCTTCTTGCGAGCGCTTGCGCTGCTCGATCCACTCGATGCGGGGCGCATCCTGTGGCACGGTGCGCCGGTCGCCCGCGCCGGCATTCCGCGTTACCGGCGCAGTGTGGCTTATATCCGGCAACGTCCCGCGCTGCTCGACGGGAATGTCGAAGACAACCTGCGCTATCCGTTCGCGCTGCAGGCCTACCGCGATGTGCGCTTCGATCGTGCGCGCGCAGCGAGTCTCGCCGCGCAGGCCGGTCGTGGCGACGACTTCCTCGACAAACACGCGAGCGAGTTATCCGGCGGCGAGGCGCAGATCACCGCGCTGATCCGCGTGCTGCAACTCGCGCCCGAAGTCCTGCTGCTCGACGAGCCGACCGCGTCGCTCGACCCGGAGTCGTCGCTCGCGATCGAGGGGCTGGTGCGTGCATGGTTCGACGCCGATCGCAGCCGTCGTGCGTCGATCTGGGTCTCGCATGATCCTGCGCAAGCGGCGCGCATGAGCGAGCGGCATCTAAGCATGCGCGCCGGTGTGCTCGACGAAACAGCGGTCACGTCCGCACACGGGGAACTCCAGCCATGA
- a CDS encoding AsmA family protein, producing the protein MAVSNTIGRRIGKIIAWLVAIIVVLIVALVIFILTFDWNRARPYINDKVTQAIGRPFAINGDLKVGWRHPVGETGWRAWVLWPRFSAANITVGNPDWARRPQFATLDEIDFEVKVLPLLAHDIVIPVINLVNPSVDIERVLDGRNNWTFKMASSSGPSEWKLDLHDIAFSKGNIALSDQQNKVDLQMVVDTLGQPIPIGEAMKQQEEASRRSSADAIGKAGASKLTQQANAQAASEAAAASAAAASGASATDISASGATPATGASGALVTGAASGGAMASAPASNASGANATAASKREIPPYAIGWTVKGTYNRTPVSGSGKVGGVLALQDADRPFPVQADVKAGDLHVALVGTITDPAHLAAVDLRLWLQGNSMAKLYPLTGVTLPDTPPYATEGRLVGQFKSSGNVFKYENFTGRVGGSDLNGSLTYTARKPRPLLQGELVSHLLRFADLAPIVGADSNASKAKRGDAAAQPSNKALPVEEFRTDRWKAIDADVKFTGRRIVKDENLPITDLYTHVVMTDGVLSLEPLKFGVAGGSLSSNIHLDGSGTPLKGRFATSARHLKLKQLFPNVKTMQSALGEINGDAALTATGNSPAALAASSNGEVKALITDGTVSRLIMEAAGLNVANVIYEKLFGNRDVKINCAAADFVVTNGVLDSRIFALDTDDAVIDIDGNVNMRDETLDLGVHPHTKGFRIFSLRSPLYAKGTFKDPHVGVNAAALALRGGAAVGLGLINPFAALIPLLAPSDNKPLPCTQLLQQVRQAPTAPPPGVKQQPKPAISLEGAPVNKSSSGSSSAPGAASRKPAVMSPASAAEYKGS; encoded by the coding sequence ATGGCAGTGTCGAACACGATCGGAAGACGGATCGGAAAAATCATCGCGTGGCTGGTGGCGATCATTGTCGTTCTCATTGTGGCGCTGGTCATTTTCATCCTCACGTTCGACTGGAATCGCGCACGCCCATATATCAACGACAAGGTGACGCAGGCGATCGGCCGTCCCTTCGCCATCAACGGCGATCTGAAAGTGGGCTGGCGGCATCCGGTCGGCGAAACGGGCTGGCGCGCGTGGGTGCTCTGGCCGCGTTTCTCGGCGGCCAACATCACGGTGGGCAATCCTGATTGGGCCAGGCGTCCGCAATTCGCCACGCTCGACGAGATCGACTTCGAAGTCAAGGTCCTGCCGCTGCTCGCGCATGACATCGTGATCCCCGTCATCAACCTGGTGAATCCGTCGGTCGATATCGAGCGCGTGCTCGACGGCCGCAACAACTGGACGTTCAAGATGGCGTCGTCGAGCGGGCCTTCCGAATGGAAGCTCGACTTGCATGACATCGCCTTTTCGAAGGGCAATATCGCGTTGTCGGACCAGCAGAACAAGGTCGATCTGCAAATGGTCGTGGATACGCTCGGTCAGCCGATTCCGATCGGCGAAGCGATGAAGCAGCAGGAGGAGGCGTCGCGCCGTTCGTCGGCCGACGCAATCGGCAAGGCGGGCGCGAGCAAGCTGACGCAGCAGGCCAACGCGCAGGCAGCGTCCGAGGCCGCGGCGGCTTCCGCCGCTGCCGCCTCGGGCGCTTCGGCGACGGACATCTCCGCGTCGGGCGCCACGCCGGCCACCGGCGCATCGGGTGCGCTGGTGACAGGCGCGGCGAGCGGCGGCGCAATGGCGTCGGCACCGGCATCGAACGCGAGCGGCGCGAATGCGACGGCTGCGTCGAAGCGCGAGATTCCGCCGTATGCGATTGGCTGGACCGTCAAAGGCACTTATAACAGGACGCCGGTATCGGGCAGCGGCAAGGTGGGCGGTGTGCTCGCTTTGCAGGACGCCGACCGGCCGTTCCCGGTGCAGGCCGACGTGAAGGCGGGCGACCTGCATGTCGCGCTGGTCGGAACGATCACCGACCCCGCGCACCTGGCGGCCGTGGATCTACGGCTCTGGCTGCAAGGCAACAGCATGGCGAAGCTCTATCCGCTGACCGGCGTGACGCTGCCGGACACGCCGCCTTATGCAACTGAGGGGCGGCTCGTCGGGCAGTTCAAATCGAGCGGCAACGTTTTTAAATATGAAAATTTTACAGGCCGCGTGGGCGGCAGCGATCTCAATGGCTCGCTGACCTATACGGCGCGTAAGCCGCGTCCGTTGCTTCAGGGCGAACTCGTGTCGCACCTGCTGCGCTTTGCCGACCTCGCGCCGATCGTGGGTGCCGATTCGAATGCCAGCAAGGCCAAACGTGGCGATGCGGCCGCGCAACCCAGCAACAAGGCGCTGCCGGTCGAAGAATTCCGAACCGACCGCTGGAAAGCCATCGACGCCGACGTGAAGTTCACGGGCCGGCGCATCGTGAAGGACGAGAATCTGCCGATCACGGATCTGTACACGCACGTGGTGATGACGGACGGCGTGCTCTCGCTCGAACCGCTGAAATTCGGCGTGGCCGGCGGGTCGCTCTCGTCCAACATTCATCTGGACGGCAGCGGCACGCCGCTGAAGGGCCGTTTCGCGACTTCGGCGCGACATCTGAAGCTCAAGCAACTGTTCCCGAACGTCAAGACGATGCAGAGCGCGCTCGGTGAAATCAACGGCGACGCAGCGTTGACCGCGACCGGCAATTCGCCGGCGGCACTGGCCGCGTCGTCCAACGGTGAGGTCAAGGCGCTGATCACCGACGGTACGGTGAGCCGGCTCATCATGGAAGCCGCGGGCTTGAACGTGGCGAACGTCATCTATGAAAAGCTGTTCGGCAATCGCGATGTGAAGATCAACTGCGCGGCGGCGGACTTCGTCGTCACCAACGGTGTGCTCGATTCACGCATCTTCGCGCTCGACACGGACGACGCGGTCATCGATATCGACGGCAACGTGAACATGCGCGACGAAACGCTGGACCTCGGCGTGCATCCGCATACGAAGGGCTTCCGGATTTTCTCGCTGCGCTCGCCGCTGTATGCGAAGGGCACGTTCAAGGACCCGCACGTGGGCGTCAACGCGGCGGCTCTGGCACTGCGCGGTGGCGCGGCAGTCGGGCTGGGACTGATCAATCCGTTCGCGGCGTTGATTCCGTTGCTTGCGCCGAGCGACAACAAGCCGCTGCCCTGCACGCAGTTGCTCCAGCAGGTGCGGCAGGCGCCGACAGCACCGCCGCCGGGCGTCAAGCAGCAACCGAAGCCGGCGATCTCGCTGGAAGGCGCGCCGGTGAACAAGTCGTCGAGCGGGTCTTCGTCGGCGCCGGGCGCTGCGTCACGCAAGCCGGCGGTCATGTCGCCGGCGAGCGCCGCCGAGTACAAGGGGAGCTGA